Part of the Gemmatimonadota bacterium genome, CCCTGGAACTTCGAGGGGTTTTTGCTAGCTTTGTAGCGTGCCCCCGGCCTCGGGCCGGGGGTTTTTTGTCCCCGCCGACGCGCTGGCGAACCTCGCATGTGGGGCTAAGAACCACGAGACGGACGCATGCTCGACGAAATTCGCGACAAGATCGAAGGCGAAATCGCCAAGCTCACCACGGAACTCACCAGGGAGCTTCCGGAGATCATCCGCCGCGCCGTGGAGCTGGGTGACCTGCGGGAGAACGCGGACTACAAGTCCGCCCTGGAGCGCCAGCAGTTCGTGCAGGCCCGCATCGGACACCTGTCGGCGCGGATGCACGAGTTGTCGCGCATCGACGTGGCTGCGGTCCCCTCCGACCGGGTCGGCTTCGGCTCGCGGCTCAAGGTGGAGGACCTGGAGTTCGGCGACGTCGACGAATACCTGATAACCGCGGGCGACTTCATCGACCTGGAGGCGGGGCACATCTCCATGGCGTCGCCCCTGGGTCGGGCGTTCCTCGGGTGCTCGGCGGGCGATGAGGTGGCGGCGGAGCTACCGGTCGGGATTCGGCGGTACCGGATCCTGGAGTTGGTGACCCTGCACCAGATAGTCGACTAGTGTACCGTTGCACACTAGTGTACCGTTGCAGAAGTCCCGTAGGCATTCGGCGCGCGCTGCAGCCCGCGGATGCGGCGTTGGAACTCCTTGCCGTAGCGACGGCTACGGCGCGTCGTTCCGCCTTGCCCCGCGGGCGCATCACGCGCCTCGGTGCACACGGGACTTCCGCGCCGGCACACTAGCCCCCGCTTCCCACCTGCGTGAGCGCCGCCTTGATGAGCTCGGCGCCCTCGAGCTCCGGCTTCTCGTCCAACGCCTTCCGCACCGCCCCGCCCGCGTCCACCGCGGCGTAGCCCAGGGCCACGAGCGCGCCGACGGCTTGCTCGGAGTTCTTCACCGAGGCGGGTGAGGCGGCCACGACCGCGAGGTCCTCGACCTTGTCCGCGAGCTCCAGCACGATCCGCTGGGCGGTCTTCTTACCGATCCCCTGGATCCGACGCAGGACGTCGACCTCGCGTCCGGCGATGGCCGCCGCGAGTCGGTCCGGGGACAGCGACGACATCGCCGTGAGCGCCAGCTTGGGGCCCACGCCGGTCACGCCGATGAGCCTGTTGAACACCTTCCGACCGGTCTCATCGGTGAACCCGACCAGCGTCAGGGAATCCTCGCGGACCACCTGGCAGGTGCGCAGCTCCACCTCGGCGCCCGTGGGCGGAAGCCGCTCGAACACCGTGAGCGGTATGTGGATCTCGTAGACCACGCCGGACGCGGTCAGGATCTCGGCCCGATCCAGCTCGCGGGTCAGGAGGATACCCCGGATGCGGCTGATCACGCTGTCACCAGCGCGTAGCAGTGGGCGAGCGCCACCGCCACGCCGTCCGCGGCGTCCGCCGGGCTCGGCGCCGAGCGCAAACGCAGCAGGCGCTGCACCATGAACTGGACCTGCTCCTTGGTCGCCCGTCCGGTGCCCACGATCGCGTTCTTCACTTCCGCGGGAGAGTACTCGTGAACGGCCAGGTCCCGGCGCGCCGCGGCCAGCAGCAGCACGCCGCGCGCCTGACCGAGGGTAATCGTCGTGCGCACGTTGCGGGCGTAGAAAACGCCCTCCACGGCGAACGCGTCCGGCGCGTGCCGCTCGATGATGCCGTCGATTCCCTCGAAGATATCGCGCAAGCGCTGGGGCAGCGGCAAGCGTCGATCGGTCCTGATGACTCCGCACTCCACCAGCGACACGGCGCCGCCACTCTCACGGGTGACGACACCGTAACCGGTAACCGCGGTTCCTGGGTCGACCCCGAGCACCCTCAAGACGCGGCCGCCGCGGTGGCTTCGTCAACGTCCGCGTTGGAGTGGACCCGCTGGACGTCGTCGAGGTCCTCGAGCGCGTCCACGAGCCGCAGCAGGCGCTCGGCCTCCGCCCCGGAAACCGCCACGGTGGCCTTCGCCACCATCGTCGGCTCCGGCGTCTCGCACTCCAGGCCCTGAGCCGCGAGCGACTCGCTCACGGCGTGGAGGTCCGCGAACTCGGTGGTGACCACGAGCACGTCCCCGGCGGCTTCGACGTCTTCGGCGCCGGCCTCCAGGGCGGCCAGCATCACCAGGTCTTCGTCGTGGCGCGTCGCGTCGATGAGGATCTGCCCCTTGCGGTCGAACTGCCAGGCGACCGAACCGGCCTGACCCAGGTTGCCTCCGTGCTTTTCGAGCGCGTGGCGAACCCCTGCGACGGTGCGGTTGGTGTTGTCCGTCAGCGTCTCGATGTAGAGAGCCACGCCGCCCGGACCGTACCCCTCGTAGACGATCTCCTGGTACTCGACGCCCTCCAGGTCGCCCGAGCCCCGGGCGATCGCCCGGTCGATGTTTTCGTTCGGCATGTTCGCGGCCTTGGCGGTGTCGACCGCCAGCCGCAAGCGCGGATTCGCGTCCGGATCGGGGCCGCCCGCCCGCGCCGCCACCGTGAGCTCACGGATCAGCTTCGTGAACATCTTGCCGCGCTTGGCGTCGTTTGCGGCCTTCTTGCGCTTGATCTGGGCCCACTTGCTGTGGCCGGCCACGGCCACCTCCTGCGTCGGCTCTGGGGGGTCGAAAACGCCCCGGAACGGCGATTTCGGCGCCGAAAACATAATCCTGGGCCGAGGGTCGATCAACGCGCGGGATTCGCGCCCCGGTGTGGGCGAACCGGGAGGGAACGCACGCGTTCGGGGGGGTAGCATCATCGGTCCGTCGGTCCGTCTTGGGATTGCTCGGATTACGTACATGAGATCAACGGCCGCGGGCCCGAACCCGGACCCGAGTCGGCCGATTGGAGGATATCGTGAGCATCGCCAAGGAGTGCGGCCGCTGCGACGGCTGCGGACACGTGGTCGCCAGCGCGCGCTTCGACATGTCGTGGTCGCGCTGGACCGGAGTCGCCAACGGGTCCGGCTCGGGCCCGGCGACGAGGATGTTTCGGCCGCGCATTTGCCCCACGTGTGAGGGCACGGGGCTGACCCCTCAGCCCATGGCGCCGGTGCGGAAGCCCTCCTACGAGCAGGTCGCGGACCTCTGGTAGCAGGCCCCGCGTGGATAACGCGCCCGTGATGCGCAAAGGGCGGGGTGGATCGACCACCCCGCCCTTTTTCCATCCCGCCCCCGAGAGAGGGGGCGAAAAGCCGCAGCTACGTGGACAACTGCATGCAGCCCACGATGTCGCCCAGGTTGGTGGACGACTCGTGGATGTTCACGTAATACGAGCCCGCCGGATCCAGCCCGATGCGCAGCCGCGCGGTCGCGTCACCGTTGCCCGTAGCACCGACGCGGATGGGCGGGTAGTCGGTAACCTGCCCGACCGGAGCGCCGCCGCTGCCGCAGGTGCCCTCGTGGACGTGCCACGGCCGGACCGCGCCGTTCGCGTCGCCCGCGAGCGCAACAGAGATAACCGTCTCCTTGATGCCGGCGTTGACGTTCGCCGCCGCCCGCATGTCGTCGTGCTCCTCGGCCTCGATCATGCCGGCCCAACTGTCCACCGGGCGCGCCTCGCCCGTCGAAGCACAGCCGACCAACAGCAGGGCGCAGAGTCCAGACGCCACCTTCTTCATCGTTCCTCCTCCGTACGGTGTCTCCACCTACTCCGAAAATCGACCGGTCGATACAAGCCACCTACTCGCTCTGCAGGTTGCGCGCCACCGCGACGGGCGCCGCCCGTCCAGCACCCGGCTTGACCCGCTTCCGAGGCCACCGTCAGGTTGGAGGCCGCCCGGAATCGAGCCGCATTGTCAAGGGTTTAACGGTCTGATCGTTCGCTCGCAAGGAGTCTCCCCATGATGGTCATCGCCCCGCTCGCCGCCGCCCTCGCGATCCAAGCCGCGGCGGCACCCGCGCCGGCGCGCATAGAGATAGACCCGGCGCCCACGGAGATCGAAGTGGGGGAGGCGATCGAGTTGCGGGTCGCCGCGTTCGCGGAGGACGGCACGCCGCTCTCAGCTCCCGAGGTTCGCTGGCTCGCGGTGACCCCCGAGTACGTGTCGCTTTCGCCGGCCGGGACGCTGACGGGGATCCGCCCCGGCCCCGGCCGAATCGCGGTGGTCGTCAACGGGGCGACGCACTTTCACGAGGTCCGCGTGCCGGATCTCCCCGTCACCTTGATACGCGCTGCGCCCGCCGGGGCGGTCCGCGTGGGCATCTCGACGCCGCTGCGGGTGACGCCTCTGAACGCGCTCGGCGAACCCGTGCCCGGGGCCCGGCTTTCCTACGAGTCGCTGGATGAGGAGATCGCGCGGGTCGATGCCTTCGGCGCGGTCACCGGAGTTCGAGTTGGGGACGCCCGCATCGGTGTCAGCGCCGGCGCCGCGCGCACCGAGCTGAGCGTGAGGGTGGAAGAGAACCCGGCCACTGCCTACGACCTCACGCCGTCTTCGGCGTCCGTGCGCACGGGGGACGTGGTCCGCCTGCGCGCCGTGGGACTGGGCGCCGACGGCGCTCGCTCCGTGGAGGGCTTCCACCCGTCCTGGTCGGTGTCGGGGGCCGGAGCCGAAGTCGAGGTCGAGGGAGAGGAGGGCGTGTTCGTCGCGGAGGATCCCGGGACCTACCGGGTGGGCGCTCTCTTGGGCCCCTACGTCTTCGCAGAGGCGGTCATCGAGGTCGCGCCGCGCGAACACTCCGCGCGCGTGGAAGTCGTCGGGCACGGGCCCAGCGTCGACCACCACTCCGGCGATGTCTGGGTGTTCGAGGGCGCGGACGGCCGCGATTACGCCTACATCGGCACCTTCCTGCACGACTGGATGAAGGTCTGGGACGTGACCGATGCGACCAACCCGGTCCTGGTCGACTCCATGCAGCTGGACGCCAGGCGGATCAACGACGTGAAGATCCACCCGAACAACCGCATCGGCATCCTGACCCGCGAAGGCGCCGCCAGCAGGCGCAACGGCATAGTGCTCCTCGACCTCTCGGAGCCGGCGCACCCCAGCGTCATCTCCGAATACACGGAGACCGTGTCCGGGGGCGTCCACAACGTCTGGATCCGGGGCGAGGAGAACCTGATCTACGCGTGCCACAACGGCACCGGCGATCTGCACATCATCGACATCTCGGATCCGGCGGCGCCACGAGAAGTGGGCCGCTGGGGGCTGGACAAGCCGTTCAAGACGCTGCACGACGTGATCGTGCAGGACGGCTACGCCTACCTCAGCTACTGGGACGATGGCGCCGTGGTTCTGGACGTGGGCGCGGGCACGCACGGCGGCACGCCCACCGCGCCGACGTTCGTCAGCAGCTACAGCTATCCGCAGGGCAACACCCACGTGGCGTGGCGCCACGGCCGCTACCTGTACGTGGGGGACGAGCTGTTCCCGGACGGGTGGGATCCCCAGAAGCCGATCGAAGCGCGCGGCTACATCCACGTCCTCGACATGAGCGACATCGACTCGCCCCGTGAGGTGGCCCGCTACGAGGTGCCCGAAGCCGGCGCGCACAACGTCTGGGTGGAGGAAGACAGGCTCTACGTCGGTTACTACCAGGCGGGGCTACGGGTCGTGGACGTTAGCGGAGAGCTGCGGGGCGACCTGTACCGGCAGGGCCGCGAGATCGGCTACGTGATCCCGCTCGACGATCGGACCACCGTGCCCAACTGGCCCATGACGTGGGGCGCCCAGGTCTTCAAGGGCAACGTCTTCACCGCCGACCTGAACTCGGGGCTGTGGGTGGCCAAAGTGGTTGACGAGCGGCCGGTTTCGTAGGCCGACAGGAACGGAATCGTGAAGCCTCGCACCGCGCGCGGCCTGGCACTGGTCCTGGCCGCGCTTGCGCTGTGGCTCGTCGCCGACCGGCGCGAGGACACCGGCGCGCCGCCGCCGCAGGTCATCGAGGCGCTCTTCGAACGAGGGGCGTCCGGGGTCTTCGTGGAGGCCTTGGGTGTCGTGGACCGGCTGCTCCCCGATGACAACTCGGGCTCGCGCCATCAGCGCTTCGTGGTGCGCCTCGCGTCCGGGCACACGGTCCTGATCAGCCACAACATCGACCTGGCTCCACGCGTCGAGAACCTGGCCGCGGGAGACTCCGTCAGCTTCCTGGGCGAGTACGAGTGGAACGAGCGCGGCGGCGTCATCCACTGGACGCATCACGACCCGGACGGCCGACGCGCCGGCGGCTGGGTGCGCGCGCACGGCCGCGAGTACCGGTAGTCCTTCCCACCCGGCCGAAGGCCTATCGCCCCAGTCCCCAGCCGGCCATGCGGTCCAGCACGACGTACTCGGGCCGTATGTCGACCGGCACCCCCGCCAGACGCGGCAGAAAGTCCCGCATTGCCTCCGGAGCCGCGCCGTAGTCGGCACGGAGCGCCGCCGCCGCCGCCAGGTCCCCTTCCGCCTGGATGCGCAGGATCTCGGCGGCGAGCGCGCGGTTAGCCTCCACGTATGCGGGAAGGTCGAGCGCGAACGCCCCCACCTCCTCGTCGAACAGGATCGCCCCGCGCTCCCACGCCCACGCGAACTGGATTGCCGCCGCCTGTCCGTGCGCCTCCTCCACGCCGAAGCGCACCGACCGGAACAGGTCGGCCAGGTGCGCCCGGTAGGCCCCACGCACGAACGCCGCCTGGTAGAGCCCCTCCTCGGCCAACACGCCCAGGGAGTGCAGCCCCACCGCGTCCGCCTTCGCCTCTTCGAGCGCGGAGTGGTGTTCGCGGAGCGCCTGGTGGACCGGCACTCCCGAGCCGCCGGCCACCACCCCGGGACCCAATCCGTGGGCCAGCTCGTGCAGCAGAACGGCGGTAAACCACGGGTCGAATTCGATGGCGGACGCCATCACGGGGCCCAGCACCAGCTCCGCGATGGGGGTGAGTATCAGCTCGAACTTGGCTCGCGACACGTTGCGCAGCATGACCTTCTTCGAGCCCTTCTCGCTACGAACCCGCTCGTCGTTGGGAAGGTTGAAGGCGATCGTCTGCACGCCCGCCCGCGCATCACCACCCGCGTAGATCAGATCGACCACGCGGATGGGACTCTCGAAACTCCGGTCCAGGTCCTTGTACCGGTCGGCCACCGGCAGCCGCCCCTCCAGGAAGCGCATGCGTCCCTTGAGGCCGTCGAGCTCCGCGGACGCGGCCGAGTCGGCGAGCGCGATGAAGCTCTCGAACGCGGCCTTGGCGCCCCGGAGGCCGTCCTCGTAGACCTCGTACGGACCGATGGTCGGCTCGATCCTCGTGCCGCCTATGTCCATCCACGCGACGTCGCTGGCGTAGTAGTCGTCGGACCGGAACGCGGCCGCGCGCAGCTCCAGATACGCGGCCAGGCTGGCGTCTTCGGCCGCCTCCGCGGCCTCCAGCAGCAGCGCCGCCGCGCGCTCGAGCTCGGCGCGGTACTCCACCGAATAGGGGATGGATATGAGCGTCCCGTGCTCGCGGCGCAGCACGCTGAAGTAGCCCGTGAAGGCCTCCCGGTCCTCGGGGTGCTGGGCCAGCCACTCGTCCAGTTCGCCGCTCGACAGGTCGGCGGGGTAGAAGCCCGCGCCGGCCGGCCTGGCGCCCACATCGAGGAACGGCTGGTTGCCATCGAGGCGGTCCCAGGGGCCCGCCATGATGTCGAGGTACGCGACCGCGTCCTCCGCCCAGGGCTCGGTGGAAAGCGCCAGCCCCTGGTGGAGCTCGGCGTTCCGTTCGGACACCTGGCGCAGGAAGATCTCGTGCATGGCGTCCGAGGCCCTGATCAGCCGCTCGAGCACGACCTTCTCCCACGGCGCCAGCCGGTCCGTGTCCGCGTCGATGTCGGCGGGGGCGAAGCGCTCGACGCGCTCGGCGAGGGCCTGCGCGGATACGCCGGGGGCCAGGCGCGGACGGCGTGGAGCGTCCTCATCGGCGCAGCCGGCGGCCAGGAAGAGCGCCGCGACGATCGCCGGCGCGACCCGATCGGTGGCCGGGCGGGTGTTCCTTTTCATACCTGTCTTTGCATCCCCTTCCGGCGCGTTACTCATGAAACCCTGCCCGCGTTCGCGGGTGTGCTAACATTGGACCTCACGCGCGCGTCGGGAAGTAGTAGGGAGCCCGCCCGCCGTCCCCGTGAATGCCTCCGCGCCGGAGCAGGGTGGAACAACGCAGGCCCCGGCGTCGTTGAAGGAAGTGGAGGGGGCTGGGGTCATCCTCGAATTAGGAGAGTATTTCGATGCCTCATGCTCGGCATCATGTCGCGCGACGCGCGTCCTTGCTGGTCCTTGCCGCGCTCACCGTCGCGCCCGCGGCGCTGGCGGCCCAGTACTTCGGCCGCAACAAGGTCCAATACGACGACTTCGACTTCCAGGTGATCAGAGCCGATCACTGGGATATCCACTATTACCCGGAAGAAGAAGAAGCCGTCCGCGACGCTTCGAGGATGGCCGAGCGCTGGTACGATCGCATCTCGGGTCTGCTGGATCACGACTTCCGCGTCAAGAAGCCGGTCATCCTGTACGCCAACCACCCCGACTTTCAGCAGACGAATACGACGAGCGGGTTCATCGGCGAGGGCACCGGCGGCTTCACTGAAGGCCTGAAGGATCGGCTCGTTATGCCGCTGACGGGCATATACGGCAGCAGCGACCACGTGCTGGGGCACGAGATCGTGCACGTCTTCCAGTACGACATGGCGGGCGCGGGCGTGGGCGGGCCGGGGCTGACGTCGTTGCTGCGCCTGCCCCTGTGGGTGGTCGAGGGGATGGCCGAGTACCTGTCGGTCGGGCGCTACGATCCGCACACGGCCATGTGGCTGCGCGACGCGCTGCTGCGCAACGACCTGCCGGACCTGGGCCGGCTCACCACGGATCCCAACTTCTTCCCGTACCGCTTCGGGCAGGCGTTCTGGGCCTGGGTGGGCGGCACCTACGGCGACGAGGCGGTGGGCCGCATCTACAGGGCATCCCTCAGAGAGGGTCCCGGCGCGGCCTTCCAGAAGGTGCTCGGGCTGGACGCCGGCACGCTTTCGGACATGTGGATCACGTCCATCCGCCGCGACTACCTGCCGGAGATCTCCGGCCGGGAGCTGCCCCGCGAGGTGGGGCGCCGCGTGCTCGCCGCCGACCTCGACGCGGGCGAGATGAACGTCGGCCCGGTGCTCAGCCCCGACGGCAGCCGCGTGGCTTTCCTGTCCGAGATCGACCTCTTCAGCATCAGCATCTTCGTGGCCGACGCCGAGACCGGCCGGGTCATCAAGCGCATCGCCAGCTCGGACACCGACCAGCACATCGACGCCCTGAGCTTCCTGGAGTCCACGGGCACGTGGTCGCCCGACGGCTCGCAGTTCGCGTTCGTGGTGATCGCCGATGGCGACCATCAACTGGCCGTGGCGGACGTCGAGCGCGGCAGCTTCGAGCGCCGCATCACGGTGCCCGGCGTGACCGCCATGCGCGACCCGGCGTGGTCGCCGGACGGCCGCCACATCGCGGTGACCGGCGTCGAGGGCGGTATCAGCGACCTGTACGTGATCGACGTGGAGACGGGCGAGGCGCGCCAGATCACCGACGACCGCTTCGCCGACATCCACGCCGCCTGGTCGCCGGACGGGCGCACCATCGCGTTCGTGAGCGACCGCGGCCCGCAGACCGACTTCCAGCGGCTCGCCTACGGCAACATGCGGCTCGCGTTCGCCGACGTGGAGAGCGGCGACGTGACGATGCTCGAGCTGTTCGAGCAGGCCAAGCACATCAACCCGCAGTACTCGCCGGACGGCTCCGAGCTGTACTTCATCTCGGACCGGGGCGGCTTCAGCGACATATACCGGTACGAGTTCGGCACGCAGAAGGTCTTCCAGGTCACGCGCATCGCCACCGGCGTCAGCGGCATCACCGCGCTCGCGCCTGCGTTGACTGTGGCGCCCCGCAACGGCCGGGTCATGTTCTCGGTCTTCGAGGATGGCGGCTACCAGGTGAACGCGCTGGAGGGCGACGCCACGCGGGGGGTGGAGGTGGACCCGGCCGCGCCCGCGCCCACCCGCGCGGGGCTGCTGCCGCCCATGGACGCCGAAGGCAGCGGCGTCATCGACCTCTACCTGAACGATCCGGAGTTCGGCCTGCCCGAGACGCCCGATGACTTCCCGCTCGACCAGTACAACTCCGGACTGGCCCTGGACTACGTGGGCAGCTCCGGCGTCGGCGTGGGCGTGGACCGCTTCGGCACCGGGCTGGCGGGCGCCGCGGCGGGCTTCTTCAGCGACCTGCTGGGCAACCACCAGATGGCGGTCGCCATCCAGGCGAACGGCGGCGTGAAGGACGTCGGCGGCCAGGCTCAGTACCTGAACCGCTCCAACCGCTGGGTCTGGGGCGGCGGGTTGTCCCACATCCCGTTCCTGACTTCCTTCGGCACGACGTTCGTCCAGGGCGTCGACGGGAACAACGACGGCGTGCCCGACCTGAATGGGAGTACGTTCTCGCAGCTCCTGCTGCGGGTGTTCTCGGACCAGGTGTCGCTGGTCACGCAGTATCCCTTCTCGGTCACCAACCGGTTGGAGTTCGGCGTAGGCTACTCGCGGCTAGCGTACGACTTCGAGGTGCGAGAAATAGGCGCCGCGGGGAGCACGATCATCTTCGACCGTACCCGGTCCGTCGAGCCCGAGGAGATCGGGCTGGAGAGCTTCCCGACCGCCCTGAACACGGTGGAGGCGTCCGCCGCGTACGTGGGCGACTACTCGTTCTTCGGGTTCACCTCGCCCATCCGCGGCGGGCGGTATCGCATAGAGGCCGGCGCGACCACGGGCGACGTGTCGTTCGCGACCGGGCTGATCGACTACCGGCGCTACTTCTTCGACAACCCCGTCACCTTCGCCGTGCGAGGCCTGACCTTCGGACGCTACGGAGGCGACGCCAACAGCAGCCAGCTCCAGTCGCTCAACGTGGGCACGGAGACGCTCGTGCGAGGGTACGCGGTCGAGAGCTTCGACCCGGATCTGGAGTGCACGGATACCGCGGTGTCGTTCTGTGAGGAGTTCGACGCGCTTCACGGCAGCAAGATCGTGGTGGGGAACGTAGAGGCGCGGCTCGCTTTGTTCGGCGTGGAGCAACTCGGCCTCATCGCCGCCTCGTTCCTGCCCACGGAATTGTTCCTGTTCGCCGACGGCGGGTACGCGTGGACCGGTGACCTGTCTCCGGACGTCGACGATCCGCTCAACGACAATCCGTTCTTCCGCAACCTGGTCGACGTCGACCGGGAGCCGGTCTTCAGCATCGGCGCGGGCACCCGCGTGAACCTGTTCGGCTTCTTCATCGGCGAGGTCTACTACGCGCTGCCGTTCCAGCGCCCCGAGAAGGGCGGCCACTTCGGCTTCGTGCTGTCGCCGGGCTGGTAGGCGACGCACCCGGGCCCGCGAGCGCGAAGGCGCATCCCTGCGGGGGTGCGCCTTCGTCGCGTCAGGGCTCCACGATCGTCTTCACGTTGACGAATTCGCGGACGCCGAAGGACCCGAGCTCGCGTCCGTAGCCCGAGCGCTTCACGCCCCCGAACGGTAGCCGCGGGTCCGACGCGGTCATGCCGTTCAGAAACACCGCCCCCGCTTCGATCTCCTCCGCGAAGAAGGCCTGCTCGGCCGGGTCCGTGGTCCAGGCCGCGGCGCCCAGGCCGAAGCTCGTGGCGTTCGCCAGCGCGACCGCCTCCTCGGCGTCTTCCACCACGAAGAGCGACGCCACCGGCCCGAACAGCTCCTCCGAGTACGCCGGCGCGTCTTCGGGCACGTCGGCCAGGACGGTGGGCGGATAGAACCAGCCCCGACCCTCCAGGCGGTGCCCGCCGGCGAGGAGCCGGGCCCCGGCGTCGATGGTCTCGCGCACCTGCTGATCCAGCTCCTGCAGGATCGAGGCGGTGGCGAGCGGGCCGATGTCGGTCGCTTCGTCCATGGGGTCCCCCACCGTCAGCGCCTCCATCCCCGCGACGAACCGGTCGCGGAAGCGATCGGCGACGTCGCGCTGGACGATGAACCGCTTGGCCGCGATGCAGGACTGCCCGTTGTTGATCGTGCGCGCCCTGATCGCGGTGGTCACGGCTGAGTCCAGGTCCGCGCTCGCCATGACGATGAAGGGGTCGCTGCCCCCCAGCTCCAGGACCGTCTTCTTGAGGGCCCGTCCCGCGCGGCCCGCCACCGCGCTCCCCGCCCGCTCGCTACCGGTGAGGGTGGCGGCGCGCACGCG contains:
- a CDS encoding YebC/PmpR family DNA-binding transcriptional regulator; translated protein: MAGHSKWAQIKRKKAANDAKRGKMFTKLIRELTVAARAGGPDPDANPRLRLAVDTAKAANMPNENIDRAIARGSGDLEGVEYQEIVYEGYGPGGVALYIETLTDNTNRTVAGVRHALEKHGGNLGQAGSVAWQFDRKGQILIDATRHDEDLVMLAALEAGAEDVEAAGDVLVVTTEFADLHAVSESLAAQGLECETPEPTMVAKATVAVSGAEAERLLRLVDALEDLDDVQRVHSNADVDEATAAAAS
- the ruvC gene encoding crossover junction endodeoxyribonuclease RuvC → MLGVDPGTAVTGYGVVTRESGGAVSLVECGVIRTDRRLPLPQRLRDIFEGIDGIIERHAPDAFAVEGVFYARNVRTTITLGQARGVLLLAAARRDLAVHEYSPAEVKNAIVGTGRATKEQVQFMVQRLLRLRSAPSPADAADGVAVALAHCYALVTA
- a CDS encoding DUF3465 domain-containing protein, with amino-acid sequence MKPRTARGLALVLAALALWLVADRREDTGAPPPQVIEALFERGASGVFVEALGVVDRLLPDDNSGSRHQRFVVRLASGHTVLISHNIDLAPRVENLAAGDSVSFLGEYEWNERGGVIHWTHHDPDGRRAGGWVRAHGREYR
- a CDS encoding GreA/GreB family elongation factor yields the protein MLDEIRDKIEGEIAKLTTELTRELPEIIRRAVELGDLRENADYKSALERQQFVQARIGHLSARMHELSRIDVAAVPSDRVGFGSRLKVEDLEFGDVDEYLITAGDFIDLEAGHISMASPLGRAFLGCSAGDEVAAELPVGIRRYRILELVTLHQIVD
- a CDS encoding peptidase S9, producing MPHARHHVARRASLLVLAALTVAPAALAAQYFGRNKVQYDDFDFQVIRADHWDIHYYPEEEEAVRDASRMAERWYDRISGLLDHDFRVKKPVILYANHPDFQQTNTTSGFIGEGTGGFTEGLKDRLVMPLTGIYGSSDHVLGHEIVHVFQYDMAGAGVGGPGLTSLLRLPLWVVEGMAEYLSVGRYDPHTAMWLRDALLRNDLPDLGRLTTDPNFFPYRFGQAFWAWVGGTYGDEAVGRIYRASLREGPGAAFQKVLGLDAGTLSDMWITSIRRDYLPEISGRELPREVGRRVLAADLDAGEMNVGPVLSPDGSRVAFLSEIDLFSISIFVADAETGRVIKRIASSDTDQHIDALSFLESTGTWSPDGSQFAFVVIADGDHQLAVADVERGSFERRITVPGVTAMRDPAWSPDGRHIAVTGVEGGISDLYVIDVETGEARQITDDRFADIHAAWSPDGRTIAFVSDRGPQTDFQRLAYGNMRLAFADVESGDVTMLELFEQAKHINPQYSPDGSELYFISDRGGFSDIYRYEFGTQKVFQVTRIATGVSGITALAPALTVAPRNGRVMFSVFEDGGYQVNALEGDATRGVEVDPAAPAPTRAGLLPPMDAEGSGVIDLYLNDPEFGLPETPDDFPLDQYNSGLALDYVGSSGVGVGVDRFGTGLAGAAAGFFSDLLGNHQMAVAIQANGGVKDVGGQAQYLNRSNRWVWGGGLSHIPFLTSFGTTFVQGVDGNNDGVPDLNGSTFSQLLLRVFSDQVSLVTQYPFSVTNRLEFGVGYSRLAYDFEVREIGAAGSTIIFDRTRSVEPEEIGLESFPTALNTVEASAAYVGDYSFFGFTSPIRGGRYRIEAGATTGDVSFATGLIDYRRYFFDNPVTFAVRGLTFGRYGGDANSSQLQSLNVGTETLVRGYAVESFDPDLECTDTAVSFCEEFDALHGSKIVVGNVEARLALFGVEQLGLIAASFLPTELFLFADGGYAWTGDLSPDVDDPLNDNPFFRNLVDVDREPVFSIGAGTRVNLFGFFIGEVYYALPFQRPEKGGHFGFVLSPGW
- the ruvA gene encoding Holliday junction branch migration protein RuvA — translated: MISRIRGILLTRELDRAEILTASGVVYEIHIPLTVFERLPPTGAEVELRTCQVVREDSLTLVGFTDETGRKVFNRLIGVTGVGPKLALTAMSSLSPDRLAAAIAGREVDVLRRIQGIGKKTAQRIVLELADKVEDLAVVAASPASVKNSEQAVGALVALGYAAVDAGGAVRKALDEKPELEGAELIKAALTQVGSGG
- a CDS encoding NAD-dependent succinate-semialdehyde dehydrogenase — protein: MSFQSTNPATEETFATFASHDDEELERRLAASWDAYSSWRRTSIAGRAERLLRAAELLDAEKRSWAELMTREMGKPILAAEAEAEKCAWVCRYYAEHAAGFLADEAVDTGRKRSLIRYRPLGPVLAIMPWNFPFWQVIRCAAPTLMAGNVALLKHAANVPGCALAIEEIFRRAGFPEGAFQTLLIEVDRVGGVLDDPRVRAATLTGSERAGSAVAGRAGRALKKTVLELGGSDPFIVMASADLDSAVTTAIRARTINNGQSCIAAKRFIVQRDVADRFRDRFVAGMEALTVGDPMDEATDIGPLATASILQELDQQVRETIDAGARLLAGGHRLEGRGWFYPPTVLADVPEDAPAYSEELFGPVASLFVVEDAEEAVALANATSFGLGAAAWTTDPAEQAFFAEEIEAGAVFLNGMTASDPRLPFGGVKRSGYGRELGSFGVREFVNVKTIVEP